In one Cardiocondyla obscurior isolate alpha-2009 linkage group LG17, Cobs3.1, whole genome shotgun sequence genomic region, the following are encoded:
- the LOC139109257 gene encoding zinc finger protein 271 isoform X3 — protein MHCQRLRRHNKSSHHQQQSTAAHHHHQPSVSSSSSHHSSLQSNPQIPVSLPGLNLDGAHIPASVSHLAAHAQMQQQMQAQAQQQLHQQQQQPPQQQQQQSHHQMPNHQNAQNNGPTAHNQNAQRDDNKVKDEGGSCTTERCSDNQVHCQVQCDLQLQPPQDLQQSLMQQQQQQQQQQQQQQIGVNISGNSNAEGGNQNNSEKPEKEKELRQLNMTQFQVPDLKPGGHMMDVRTADGSVVKISAGNEQDLAKTLGVEMVQNMYKVNVEDINQLLAYHEVFGKLQSEIAAGTTLVGSTVPTQTVTTIQNGTPIVQQVQLNKFDIKSSDGEATPGPSASPVSVGSHACEICGKIFQFRYQLIVHRRYHTERKPFTCQVCGKAFSNANDLTRHGKCHLGGSMFTCTVCFHVFANAPSLERHMKRHATDKPYNCTVCGKSFARKEHLDNHTRCHTGETPYRCQYCSKTFTRKEHMVNHVRKHTGETPHRCDICKKSFTRKEHFMNHVMWHTGETPHHCQACGKKYTRKEHLANHMRSHTNDTPFRCEICGKSFTRKEHFTNHIMWHTGETPHRCDFCSKTFTRKEHLLNHVRQHTGESPHRCGFCSKSFTRKEHLVNHIRQHTGETPFRCSYCPKAFTRKDHLVNHVRQHTGESPHKCQYCTKSFTRKEHLTNHVRQHTGESPHRCHFCSKSFTRKEHLTNHVRIHTGESPHRCEFCQRTFTRKEHLNNHLRQHTGDSSHCCNVCSKPFTRKEHLVNHMRCHTGERPFVCTECGKSFPLKGNLLFHMRSHNKGSNAERPFRCDLCPKDFMCKGHLVSHRRSHSDERPHSCPDCGKTFVEKGNMLRHLRKHAAEGPPTQVSTPSAIPQSGVLPIPAAAAVLVGHPLAPPAPPVVPQHTVVVPTPPGVLTSY, from the exons CTCGCATCATCAGCAACAGTCAACAGCCGCgcatcatcatcatcagcCTTCAGttagcagcagcagcagccacCACAGTTCTCTGCAGTCGAATCCACAG ATTCCTGTATCTCTTCCCGGCCTCAATTTAGACGGCGCACATATCCCAGCGAGTGTTAGTCATCTGGCTGCACATGCACAAATGCAACAACAAATGCAGGCGCAAGCACAGCAGCAGCTGCatcagcagcaacagcaaccGCCGcaacagcaacaacagcagtCTCATCATCAAATGCCAAATCATCAAAACGCGCAGAATAATGGACCGACAGCGCATAATCAGAACGCGCAGCGAGATGACAACAAAGTCAAGGATGAGGGCGGTAGTTGCACCACCGAACGTTGCAGCGACAATCAGGTTCACTGTCAAGTTCAATGTGATCTGCAATTACAACCACCCCAAGATCTTCAACAAAGCTTGatgcaacagcagcagcagcagcaacagcagcagcagcaacagcagatCGGGGTCAATATCAGCGGTAACTCCAACGCCGAAGGAGGAAACCAGAATAATTCCGAGAAACCTGAGAAGGAGAAGGAATTGCGGCAACTGAATATGACCCA atttcAAGTCCCTGACTTGAAACCAGGAGGACACATGATGGACGTGAGGACAGCAGATGGATCGGTTGTCAAAATTAGCGCAGGAAATGAACAGGATTTAGCCAAGACTCTTGGCGTTGAAATGGTACAAAATATGTACAAG GTTAATGTTGAAGACATTAATCAACTCTTGGCGTATCATGAGGTCTTTGGAAAGCTGCAGAGTGAAATTGCAGCTGGAACGACTTTAGTGGGCAGTACTGTGCCTACACAGACAGTTACCACGATACAGAACGGCACACCAATAGTGCAGCAGGTTCAATTGAACAAATTTGATATAAAGTCGAGCGACGGTGAAGCAACACCTGGTCCGAGCGCATCGCCCGTGTCGGTTGGCAGCCACGCTTGTGAGATATGCGGAAAGATCTTTCAGTTTCGTTATCAGCTCATTGTACATCGCAGATATCATACCGAGAGAAAGCCATTTACATGTCAG GTATGCGGCAAAGCGTTCTCGAATGCAAACGATCTAACGCGTCACGGCAAATGTCATCTAGGTGGATCTATGTTCACCTGCACCGTTTGCTTTCACGTCTTTGCAAATGCACCTTCGCTGGAACGTCATATGAAAAGACACGCCACCGACAAACCGTATAATTGCACGGTCTGCGGAAAGAGTTTTGCACGTAAGGAGCATTTGGATAACCATACGAGATGTCATACTGGCGAGACGCCGTATAG atgcCAATATTGTTCAAAGACCTTTACCCGAAAAGAACATATGGTAAATCATGTTCGTAAACACACTGGTGAGACTCCACATCGATGTGATATTTGCAAGAAGAGCTTTACTCGCAAAGAACACTTTATGAACCATGTTATGTGGCATACAGGAGAAACCCCTCATCACTGTCAAGCTTGCGGCAAGAAGTATACGCGCAAAGAGCATCTGGCCAACCATATGCGCTCGCATACTAATGATACACCGTTTCGTTGTGAAATATGCG GTAAGTCGTTTACGAGGAAGGAGCACTTCACGAACCACATAATGTGGCATACGGGCGAGACGCCGCACCGCTGTGACTTCTGCTCGAAGACGTTCACGCGAAAGGAACATCTCCTGAACCACGTACGCCAGCACACGGGTGAGTCTCCACACCGATGCGGCTTCTGCTCCAAATCGTTCACCAGAAAGGAACACCTTGTTAACCACATCCGCCAACACACAG GAGAGACGCCTTTCCGCTGTTCGTACTGTCCGAAAGCATTTACGCGGAAGGATCACCTGGTGAACCACGTCAGGCAGCACACGGGTGAGTCACCGCACAAGTGCCAGTATTGCACCAAATCCTTCACGCGGAAGGAACATTTGACCAATCACGTGCGTCAACACACAGGCGAATCGCCACATCGATGTCACTTCTGCTCCAAGTCATTTACTCGTAAGGAGCATTTGACGAATCATGTGCGCATCCACACTGGCGAATCTCCACATAGGTGTGAGTTTTGCCAGAGGACGTTCACTAGGAAAGAACATCTAAATAATCATCTCCGCCAACATACCGGAGATTCCTCACACTGTTGCAACGTGTGCTCCAAACCATTCACAAGAAAG gAGCATCTCGTGAATCACATGCGTTGCCATACAGGTGAACGTCCATTCGTGTGCACAGAATGTGGCAAGAGTTTTCCATTGAAGGGTAATCTCCTTTTCCATATGCGTTCGCACAATAAGGGCAGCAACGCCGAGAGGCCGTTCCGCTGTGACCTGTGCCCCAAAGATTTCATGTGCAAAGGACACTTGGTCTCGCACCGGCGCTCGCATTCGGACGAGCGGCCGCACAGTTGCCCGGATTGTGGTAAGACCTTCGTCGAGAAAGGCAACATGCTGCGACATTTGCGCAAACACGCGGCTGAAGGCCCGCCGACGCAAGTTAGCACCCCGTCAGCCATACCACAATCCGGTGTCCTGCCAATACCGGCAGCAGCGGCAGTCCTGGTCGGACATCCATTAGCACCGCCGGCACCGCCTGTAGTCCCCCAGCACACGGTGGTTGTGCCAACACCGCCCGGTGTATTAACATCGTACTAG
- the LOC139109257 gene encoding zinc finger protein 271 isoform X5 produces the protein MNSEQHALPATTQAQQEIPVSLPGLNLDGAHIPASVSHLAAHAQMQQQMQAQAQQQLHQQQQQPPQQQQQQSHHQMPNHQNAQNNGPTAHNQNAQRDDNKVKDEGGSCTTERCSDNQVHCQVQCDLQLQPPQDLQQSLMQQQQQQQQQQQQQQIGVNISGNSNAEGGNQNNSEKPEKEKELRQLNMTQFQVPDLKPGGHMMDVRTADGSVVKISAGNEQDLAKTLGVEMVQNMYKVNVEDINQLLAYHEVFGKLQSEIAAGTTLVGSTVPTQTVTTIQNGTPIVQQVQLNKFDIKSSDGEATPGPSASPVSVGSHACEICGKIFQFRYQLIVHRRYHTERKPFTCQVCGKAFSNANDLTRHGKCHLGGSMFTCTVCFHVFANAPSLERHMKRHATDKPYNCTVCGKSFARKEHLDNHTRCHTGETPYRCQYCSKTFTRKEHMVNHVRKHTGETPHRCDICKKSFTRKEHFMNHVMWHTGETPHHCQACGKKYTRKEHLANHMRSHTNDTPFRCEICGKSFTRKEHFTNHIMWHTGETPHRCDFCSKTFTRKEHLLNHVRQHTGESPHRCGFCSKSFTRKEHLVNHIRQHTGETPFRCSYCPKAFTRKDHLVNHVRQHTGESPHKCQYCTKSFTRKEHLTNHVRQHTGESPHRCHFCSKSFTRKEHLTNHVRIHTGESPHRCEFCQRTFTRKEHLNNHLRQHTGDSSHCCNVCSKPFTRKEHLVNHMRCHTGERPFVCTECGKSFPLKGNLLFHMRSHNKGSNAERPFRCDLCPKDFMCKGHLVSHRRSHSDERPHSCPDCGKTFVEKGNMLRHLRKHAAEGPPTQVSTPSAIPQSGVLPIPAAAAVLVGHPLAPPAPPVVPQHTVVVPTPPGVLTSY, from the exons ATTCCTGTATCTCTTCCCGGCCTCAATTTAGACGGCGCACATATCCCAGCGAGTGTTAGTCATCTGGCTGCACATGCACAAATGCAACAACAAATGCAGGCGCAAGCACAGCAGCAGCTGCatcagcagcaacagcaaccGCCGcaacagcaacaacagcagtCTCATCATCAAATGCCAAATCATCAAAACGCGCAGAATAATGGACCGACAGCGCATAATCAGAACGCGCAGCGAGATGACAACAAAGTCAAGGATGAGGGCGGTAGTTGCACCACCGAACGTTGCAGCGACAATCAGGTTCACTGTCAAGTTCAATGTGATCTGCAATTACAACCACCCCAAGATCTTCAACAAAGCTTGatgcaacagcagcagcagcagcaacagcagcagcagcaacagcagatCGGGGTCAATATCAGCGGTAACTCCAACGCCGAAGGAGGAAACCAGAATAATTCCGAGAAACCTGAGAAGGAGAAGGAATTGCGGCAACTGAATATGACCCA atttcAAGTCCCTGACTTGAAACCAGGAGGACACATGATGGACGTGAGGACAGCAGATGGATCGGTTGTCAAAATTAGCGCAGGAAATGAACAGGATTTAGCCAAGACTCTTGGCGTTGAAATGGTACAAAATATGTACAAG GTTAATGTTGAAGACATTAATCAACTCTTGGCGTATCATGAGGTCTTTGGAAAGCTGCAGAGTGAAATTGCAGCTGGAACGACTTTAGTGGGCAGTACTGTGCCTACACAGACAGTTACCACGATACAGAACGGCACACCAATAGTGCAGCAGGTTCAATTGAACAAATTTGATATAAAGTCGAGCGACGGTGAAGCAACACCTGGTCCGAGCGCATCGCCCGTGTCGGTTGGCAGCCACGCTTGTGAGATATGCGGAAAGATCTTTCAGTTTCGTTATCAGCTCATTGTACATCGCAGATATCATACCGAGAGAAAGCCATTTACATGTCAG GTATGCGGCAAAGCGTTCTCGAATGCAAACGATCTAACGCGTCACGGCAAATGTCATCTAGGTGGATCTATGTTCACCTGCACCGTTTGCTTTCACGTCTTTGCAAATGCACCTTCGCTGGAACGTCATATGAAAAGACACGCCACCGACAAACCGTATAATTGCACGGTCTGCGGAAAGAGTTTTGCACGTAAGGAGCATTTGGATAACCATACGAGATGTCATACTGGCGAGACGCCGTATAG atgcCAATATTGTTCAAAGACCTTTACCCGAAAAGAACATATGGTAAATCATGTTCGTAAACACACTGGTGAGACTCCACATCGATGTGATATTTGCAAGAAGAGCTTTACTCGCAAAGAACACTTTATGAACCATGTTATGTGGCATACAGGAGAAACCCCTCATCACTGTCAAGCTTGCGGCAAGAAGTATACGCGCAAAGAGCATCTGGCCAACCATATGCGCTCGCATACTAATGATACACCGTTTCGTTGTGAAATATGCG GTAAGTCGTTTACGAGGAAGGAGCACTTCACGAACCACATAATGTGGCATACGGGCGAGACGCCGCACCGCTGTGACTTCTGCTCGAAGACGTTCACGCGAAAGGAACATCTCCTGAACCACGTACGCCAGCACACGGGTGAGTCTCCACACCGATGCGGCTTCTGCTCCAAATCGTTCACCAGAAAGGAACACCTTGTTAACCACATCCGCCAACACACAG GAGAGACGCCTTTCCGCTGTTCGTACTGTCCGAAAGCATTTACGCGGAAGGATCACCTGGTGAACCACGTCAGGCAGCACACGGGTGAGTCACCGCACAAGTGCCAGTATTGCACCAAATCCTTCACGCGGAAGGAACATTTGACCAATCACGTGCGTCAACACACAGGCGAATCGCCACATCGATGTCACTTCTGCTCCAAGTCATTTACTCGTAAGGAGCATTTGACGAATCATGTGCGCATCCACACTGGCGAATCTCCACATAGGTGTGAGTTTTGCCAGAGGACGTTCACTAGGAAAGAACATCTAAATAATCATCTCCGCCAACATACCGGAGATTCCTCACACTGTTGCAACGTGTGCTCCAAACCATTCACAAGAAAG gAGCATCTCGTGAATCACATGCGTTGCCATACAGGTGAACGTCCATTCGTGTGCACAGAATGTGGCAAGAGTTTTCCATTGAAGGGTAATCTCCTTTTCCATATGCGTTCGCACAATAAGGGCAGCAACGCCGAGAGGCCGTTCCGCTGTGACCTGTGCCCCAAAGATTTCATGTGCAAAGGACACTTGGTCTCGCACCGGCGCTCGCATTCGGACGAGCGGCCGCACAGTTGCCCGGATTGTGGTAAGACCTTCGTCGAGAAAGGCAACATGCTGCGACATTTGCGCAAACACGCGGCTGAAGGCCCGCCGACGCAAGTTAGCACCCCGTCAGCCATACCACAATCCGGTGTCCTGCCAATACCGGCAGCAGCGGCAGTCCTGGTCGGACATCCATTAGCACCGCCGGCACCGCCTGTAGTCCCCCAGCACACGGTGGTTGTGCCAACACCGCCCGGTGTATTAACATCGTACTAG